A section of the Cygnus olor isolate bCygOlo1 chromosome 14, bCygOlo1.pri.v2, whole genome shotgun sequence genome encodes:
- the NDUFA2 gene encoding NADH dehydrogenase [ubiquinone] 1 alpha subcomplex subunit 2 translates to MAAAAAAVRGLGGGLGCGLRELRVHLCQSSAGSRGVREFIEQHYVALKQANPGFPILIRECSGVRPRLWARYEFGKEKSVSLDNLSVDEVAKALENIVKGKV, encoded by the exons atggcggcggcggcggcggccgtgAGGGGGCTCGGGGGCGGCCTGGGCTGCGGCCTGCGGGAGCTCCGCGTCCACCTGTGCCAGAGCTCGGCCGGCAGCCGCGGCGTCAG GGAGTTCATCGAGCAGCACTACGTGGCCCTGAAGCAGGCCAACCCCGGCTTCCCCATCCTGATCCGCGAGTGCTCCGGCGTGCGGCCCCGCCTGTGGGCCCGCTACG AGTTTGGCAAGGAGAAAAGCGTGTCACTGGATAACCTTTCCGTGGATGAAGTGGCCAAGGCCTTGGAGAACATTGTGAAAGGCAAGGTGTGA